The Spirochaetaceae bacterium nucleotide sequence TCGCCTGGGCGCGCTTCCCAGCTCCCTTACTCATTGAAGGGTGAGAGAACGGCAACGAGATCGCCAGGCCCCCATGAATCTTGGCTCGCAATGACAGGGAGTACTGTGACATGAGAGCCTATCTCATCAGGCGGTTGCTGCTCATAATCCCTACCTTGTCTGTATTGACCATCATGGTCTTTCTAGCGGTCCGCTTCATTCCTGGCGACGTGATCGACGTAATGGTGGCTAGGATCACGGAACAAGGTGCCGAGGGCGCGGAGATTGACCGCGCAGCTCTTGAGCGTAGGCTCGGATTAGACGTGCCTGTGCACGTGCAGTATGGACGCTGGATAGGAGTGTTGCCAACCCCTGACTTTATTACCGGTGAGTCCCACTTCAAAGGTCTCCTCCAGGGCGTTCTTGGCCAGTCACTGTGGGGCGCCCATTTCTCGGTGGAGGAGAAGATAATAGGCAGATTGCCAGTAACCATTCAGCTTGGTGTCATGGCAATCGTAATCGGGCTCGTGATAGCGCTGCCGGTCGGCATCTACTCGGCGATTCGCCAGGATACCGCCGCCGACTACGCGGGGCGCTCGGTCGCCATCATCGGCCTGGCAACTCCCAACTTCTGGCTGGGAACTATGGTCATGCTCTACCCGGCAATCTGGTGGGGTTGGTCGCCACCGATGGAAACGATTCCTTTCACGGAAGACCCGCTGGGCAATATTGGGATGTTCCTCATTCCGAGCCTGATTCTGGGGACGGCCTCGGCTGCAGCCACCATGCGGATGACCCGCACCATGATGCTGGAGGTGCTGCGCCAGGATTTTATCAGGACGGCCTGGGCCAAGGGTCTCCGGGAGCGGGTCGTGGTGCTGCGGCATGCCGTCAAGAACGCCCTCATCCCGGTGGTAACCCTGATCGGCCTGCAGTTGCCGGTCCTGATAGGTGGCTCGGTCATCATGGAGAACATCTTCAGCCTGCCGGGATTGGGTCGTCTCCTGCTGACTGCACTCGATACCAGAGATTACCCAATGGTCTCCGGAATAAACCTGATTTTCGCCACCGCGGTGGTGCTGTTCAATCTCCTGATCGACCTGCTCTATTCCTGGCTGGACCCGAGGGTGCGCTATGAGTGAGGCTCTTTTGGCTGAGCCCGCGAGTGGGCTGTCTATGAATAAGGCTTCTTGGCTGGACCCGCGAGTGGGCTGTCTATGAATGAGGCGCGCGGCCAGTTTGCCGATTTCTTCGGCAGGTTGTGGCGGCAGAAACCGCTGGGCATCGCCAGCGGGGTCGTCATCTTGATCCTGATTTTGTTGGCGATCTTCGCCGATGTTCTGGCCCCCTATCCCTTCGACCAACTGAACCTGGCTGACCGGCTGCAGGGCCCGTCGGCCCGCCATCTGCTGGGGACCGACCAGTTGGGGCGAGACCTGTTGAGCCGGCTGCTGTTCGGGGCGCGCATCTCGCTGGTCGTCGGTCTGGCGGCGACCACGCTGAACGTGGTGGTCGCTACCCTGATCGGCGGCACGTCCGGATTCCTCGGGGGTAAGCTGGACCTGGCGGTGCAGCGCTTCGTCGATGCCTGGATGGCGTTCCCGGGACTGCTGCTGTTGCTCACGATCATGTCGGTCGCGGGGCAGGGTCTGCTACAGATCATCGTGGTGCTGGGGGTCGCCGGCGGGGTGGGCGGCTCGCGCGTGGTCAGAGGCGCGGTGGTGGCCACCAAGGGCAACGACTTTTTTCTGGCCGCCCGGGCGGTGGGCTCGCCGACGCGACAGGTCCTGGTGCGCCATGTTCTGCCCAATATCGTGGCGCCGCTGATCATCGTGTTCAGCATCAACGTCGGCGGTGTGATCCTGGCCGAGGCGTCCTTGAGCTTTCTCGGGTTCGGGCTGCCGATCAAGGTGCCGAGTTGGGGCGGGATGCTGAGCCGGGAGGGGCGGCGGTTCATGGAGCAGGCGCCGTGGCTGGCGCTGTGGCCCGGGCTGTGCCTGACCATCGTGGTGTACAGTTTCAACATGCTGGGCGACGCCATGCGCGACCTGCTCGACCCGCGGCTGCGCGGCGGGGGGCGTCTGGCTGCCGGCGGCGTCACGTCGGTGTAAAAAAGGAGTGAACACTCGGTCACCTCGCCGTTGTTGGCCCACTTCAGGGCCACCTTCTTGGGACGGTCGAACACCACGCAGAGCGGCACAGCGGCACAGCGGCACTCTGCCGAACGCCACGAAATGGTCGGCCAGGGTGCGGATCAGCGCCTCGGCCACCTGATTGGGCACCAGATCGACCACCGCCCAGCGCGACCACTTCAGCCGCGAGCCGGTCAACATAGATGCAGAAAGATCGCATGGTATCACCCACCTGTGGCGGAGCCGACTTGTTGCGAATGCTCAGCGGAGCGCCGTCATCACCTCGCGCGCGTCCACCAGGTGGACACCTGACTCGACCCGCTGACAACCACGCACGGCCGCCGGGCCGGTCTGTCGAGCCAGTTCTGCAGCACACCGGTTACCGAGGGATCGGCGACGATCAGGTACGGCAGTTCGTCGATGATGAAAGGTCCCGGCCAGTCCGCTTGCGCCGCGGCTGCCGACAGGCGCTCGCCGCGGCGAGCATCGTCCTTGTGAACACCCGATGAACGGCCAACGCTCGATAGGCGGGCGGCTTTTCCCAGGGTCGGGGGTGCGGTATCATTGCACGCATTGTGCGAAGCCCATTGGACACCGTGCAACCGGGTCAGGCCAACGGCATCCTGAGCGCGTCCGACGCGCGCGGCGTCAGTACCGAGATTCAGCGCCTGCTCGACAACGTCCGCTCGCTGATCTACATCGACCCGCGCACCCTGGAGTTCCTGATCGCCGCCAAGATCGCCGGCGGGCACGTGATCCTGGCGGACTCGCACGGCGTCGGCAAGACCTCGCTGGCCCGCGCGCTGGCGCAGTCGATCCAGTGGCAAGGGCCGCGCCGCGGCGGCGTGGACGGCAGCGACGGGGATGTTGCTCACGTGGACGTGTCGGTCGCCGACGTGTCGGTGGAAAACGTGCCGATTTCCAGCTTCAGCCGCATCCAGTGCACGGTCGACCTGCTGCCACAGGATATTCTCGGCTTCTCGCGCTACGAGCTCAGCACCAGTTCCCTGATCTTC carries:
- a CDS encoding ABC transporter permease; translation: MRAYLIRRLLLIIPTLSVLTIMVFLAVRFIPGDVIDVMVARITEQGAEGAEIDRAALERRLGLDVPVHVQYGRWIGVLPTPDFITGESHFKGLLQGVLGQSLWGAHFSVEEKIIGRLPVTIQLGVMAIVIGLVIALPVGIYSAIRQDTAADYAGRSVAIIGLATPNFWLGTMVMLYPAIWWGWSPPMETIPFTEDPLGNIGMFLIPSLILGTASAAATMRMTRTMMLEVLRQDFIRTAWAKGLRERVVVLRHAVKNALIPVVTLIGLQLPVLIGGSVIMENIFSLPGLGRLLLTALDTRDYPMVSGINLIFATAVVLFNLLIDLLYSWLDPRVRYE
- a CDS encoding ABC transporter permease; this encodes MNEARGQFADFFGRLWRQKPLGIASGVVILILILLAIFADVLAPYPFDQLNLADRLQGPSARHLLGTDQLGRDLLSRLLFGARISLVVGLAATTLNVVVATLIGGTSGFLGGKLDLAVQRFVDAWMAFPGLLLLLTIMSVAGQGLLQIIVVLGVAGGVGGSRVVRGAVVATKGNDFFLAARAVGSPTRQVLVRHVLPNIVAPLIIVFSINVGGVILAEASLSFLGFGLPIKVPSWGGMLSREGRRFMEQAPWLALWPGLCLTIVVYSFNMLGDAMRDLLDPRLRGGGRLAAGGVTSV